From one Lotus japonicus ecotype B-129 chromosome 3, LjGifu_v1.2 genomic stretch:
- the LOC130743860 gene encoding cyclin-D3-1-like has protein sequence MNINSDDREIDLVVLFIYEGLHREEKLVQDAKFVFEAKTILKMELLVLSTLKWKMYPVTPLSFLDHIIKRLGLKTHLHWEFLRRCEHLLLSVLLDSRFVGVLPSVLATATMLHVIDQIEKSDEVEYKKQLLGVLKINKGKVDECYDAMLELTNANDYDDNKKVNKRKYEEIIPGSPSGVIDAAFNFDGSNDSWTVGSSLFSCAQGKTCRYHHPCR, from the exons ATGAATATAAATTCTGATGATCGTGAAATTGATCTGGTTGTTTTGTTTATCTATGAAGGTTTGCATAGGGAGGAGAAACTG gtGCAAGATGCTAAGTTTGTGTTTGAGGCAAAGACTATTCTGAAAATGGAGCTTCTGGTTCTGTCCACACTCAAATGGAAGATGTATCCTGTGACTCCACTTTCATTTCTGGATCACATTATCAAAAGGCTTGGATTGAAAACCCACCTTCACTGGGAGTTTCTCAGGCGTTGTGAGCATCTTCTTCTGTCTGTGCTTTTAG ATTCAAGATTTGTTGGTGTTCTTCCTTCTGTGTTGGCCACTGCAACAATGCTGCATGTTATAGACCAGATTGAGAAGAGTGATGAGGTGGAATACAAAAAGCAGCTTCTGGGTGTTCTCAAAATTAACAAG GGGAAAGTAGATGAATGCTATGATGCCATGCTTGAGCTTACTAATGCCAATGATTATGATGATAACAAGAAGGTTAATAAGCGCAAGTATGAGGAAATAATCCCTGGTAGCCCAAGTGGCGTCATTGATGCTGCTTTTAACTTTGATGGTTCTAACGATTCGTGGACAGTGGGGTCATCATTGTTTTCATGTGCCCAAGGAAAAACATGCCGCTACCACCACCCCTGCCGCTGA